A segment of the Ammospiza caudacuta isolate bAmmCau1 chromosome 2, bAmmCau1.pri, whole genome shotgun sequence genome:
tgtacctcccaccgataataagccaagattttctgctcatgcgACTCATAAAGacctaaagctgaggcagtgtttagtcCTGTTTCGTTCCGTagagcccactcccaattatgttcccagttatgtctatgattacaggtatcacaccataaacgagaaagtgacaactgatccacccaaaaggtctcatcacaacctccacaacacagtgcaacccaagcagcacaatgtgggctgtgacattcaaggcagttctcttttgccgatccttttatatggaaaaatgataatgattcaataatgtcaatcagttccccgGTCGTCCGGCAACAGTgttttatcccaaagggttaaaaccaccctcagctgagctacaatgtccggccttatcaggcattgcacggtaggtggtaattggactaagaaaagaaagctgttagctgttttcattcatgtgaacctggagaggaggtgaatggtaagtctgaaaacgatcctttctgtccttgagattttcacatccacctcttccctgggtttctcaaaaatgttcaaaatcagttttatagtctgtaatcctttagtcatttggctgaaatggcatcagctgggcgattctcagtcctttgttgatttggagtggtgagaaagtagtatgcacttgaagcacttaaaatacttaacttagcagacttattttcaaattaatagaacttaactggcttcaaaattctatgggctaactgtgctacactctttgcaacataagaataggcaattctaataactaaatagtattttcagctagcaaggtttctctgatgtttacaacaacactttgaacacaagtcataaaacaaacacctatcctaaaagcataaatctatctaacatcacttaaacttaatagcacttatacttaaaatacttaaacttaatagaacttaacattacttaaacttatctttaaacttaatagaattttaaatcaacagaacttacatgtaaaatctcttaattctaacaaaactataacaaaatctaactgattttagacttatttgtgaataatgtaagatcaaacttaacagaatctaacttatcttaaacctaatatgatttaaccttaacagacctcgaaacttaacagcaaataaacttaacaaacttaaccttaatagtatttagcatttaatttaacttaaactacttaataacagataaaacttactatagacataaaatatagcatttactataacttacttacaggcctgattctaaaataataagctaaaataactttgttcacgtgtttgctatagcatttctatatcaaaaagcacactcacaacatctcactcatacaatcagtctaacatatcttaacatttttaaacttttcaaaatataattctagagtctgatgttccactgactgagccatccgggcttctgatgttaaagtctctgccaatacaggtgatttAAAGACAGCATACCAATGCCGAGCCAAAccggccgaaatttgacccatgcatacagtacgctgattcctgtttcacagtctctgccaggaaaaacaaaagttcctttaactttccttgtttaccatcacttgtttcttaatttcaacagggatcttttccttttgttgacaaaagttacatccattaggctgttaggtcttaaactgaagcttttgccggctgtggggggagggagaaacgctCCCGCTGCAAAAAGCGCTCCAGTCCCGCGGTGCGTGTGTCGGAGCGGGCGAAAACTCCCCCCCCTGCGCTGGATTCTTTGTTTACTCGCCGGCAggctgactctgctgcaggcaccgctgcacccgtggctgctccccccgcggcggcttcgctctctccccgcggcggcttcgtgTGGTGTCGGGTTGGAGACAGAAGAAGGTGCCGATGCTGCAGCGATGACTTCTGTTGGTGCCTGGTCGTCCGAGCGGCATTTTTGGGCCCatattatttgatttgcaaatgcagctgacgCTTGGTGaggtgcaagagcagctaatacctgactctgagaggactttgcctgttcttgcaagCCTATTCCTGACGTTGATTTCTGTTTGATCGCATCTACCACAAAAGCCTGCTGTCCCGTAGATATGAGGGCCATCTTCTCTAATgcctcttctatagtccaattaGTACCTAGGGTGTTAAGTACTCTCCTATTAGTAGAATTACAATTTCGGAGAGCACACTCCCTGAGCAATACTCCCCTAAGATATTTTGGCACCTCagctctttcaatttctgcagcaacCTTGTCAATAAAAGAGCTAAATGATTCCTCTCTGCCGTGCTTGATTCCTATATATATAGGTCTCTCTTCTGGTTCCTTTACCCTTTCCATCGCGAGTCTGACTAACCTTATTGCCTCCCGGCACTTCTCTTGACCTATTAAGGCTTGTGCCTCAGGACGAAAGAAAGGTCCCAGACCCATAAGCTCACTAACAGTGACGCCATGGAGagggtcaccctgctgcctttgtactGCCACGCACTCGCTAACGAGCGCTTGCCAATGAGCATTAAACAGCAATTGTTGATGTTgggtaaagattaatttaactatgccacgacaatcattaataagaagaatactggtgtcaaaaatatagtcgagcatttgcttggctggttcacttttaaagccaaactggcTAACAGTAGCTCGCAACTGAGATAACATCTTCCAATCTAAAGCACTAATTGTCGCTTGCATACCTCCGCCAGCCTGGGGGGTGAAAATAACCGGACAAGCCAGTTCGCTCGCTAAGCTTATCAACTCCTGGTCTCCCTTCTCCATTGCATCTTTGGCAAGAGCTGCCCACGCATCCCGTCTTTCCCGTGCAATCATCACCGCTCGATCGTTTTCCAACCCAGGGCTCTGATTACTTTTCGGGAACGGGACACACGtttgtggccctggctgctgcgaTGCAAGCAATACGGGAGACTCAGAAGTGCTATGCGTAGCCTGCGGCGAAGCGGGCAAtaaagcaccctgcggagcACCCTGCGGAGCTTGGCTCGTCAGGGGGGGCTGGCTCGTTAAAGGAGGCGGTAGAAACGGCGCGGAGGGTAGtaaagcaccctgcggagctGGGCTCGGAGCCCGGCATGTAGCCGGACTCACAGGCCGGCTCAGAACCTGGCTCAGAGCCTGGCTTGAAACCTGGCTCGGAACCTGGCCCGGAACCTGGCTCGCTGCCGAGGGAGGAGGCGAGGTCGGTAATGAAACCGTCCTcattgcagggccaggaggagtCCCCGACTCTTTATCAAACTCCCTCTCTTGATCGTATTCTTTATTACGATCGTGAGCGGCAGTAGCCTGATAGGCAGCCCTCTTTTCCgcctgaaactgcaacagttcGTTGTTAATAACCCGCCataatttacccattttcctaGCAGTTTTATCATCGTCTAACGTAGCCTGCCATAATATATCACCAAATTTACGCCACTCCGACAACTCGTGAACcgtgtggggattcacaaagactcccctttccagaccataagccaaaagaccttgcaattctttctgtaagtctatacccttaatttgccttttttgcaaaaatgtaataaaaagttcatatgcggcttgtctttccatacctctttttaagtgcgcACTTTCACCTAGCAGCGTATTCCAAGACTTCTATGCCGCACGTATCAGCTGGCCCATCTAATTATGGTCgccagggcacggcgcgtatcggcggttttcttttttcctccgctttaatttcgcgcttattgccgctcccgctgcttcg
Coding sequences within it:
- the LOC131572405 gene encoding basic salivary proline-rich protein 2-like, with product MGKLWRVINNELLQFQAEKRAAYQATAAHDRNKEYDQEREFDKESGTPPGPAMRTVSLPTSPPPSAASQVPGQVPSQVSSQALSQVLSRPVSPATCRAPSPAPQGALLPSAPFLPPPLTSQPPLTSQAPQGAPQGALLPASPQATHSTSESPVLLASQQPGPQTCVPFPKSNQSPGLENDRAVMIARERRDAWAALAKDAMEKGDQELISLASELACPVIFTPQAGGALVSECVAVQRQQGDPLHGVTVSELMGLGPFFRPEAQALIGQEKCREAIRGVTPARTLRPGAPRGPAGGGQRPPPPRSLRARQPFPALPALEAPPPAGMRREGSGMTRAPRGHVARMECQQCSECPDCAPHSAPGTAKGEDGERPAPPRPPPLLSRAVPTRGGRAAAPGTPGR